The following coding sequences lie in one Rutidosis leptorrhynchoides isolate AG116_Rl617_1_P2 chromosome 4, CSIRO_AGI_Rlap_v1, whole genome shotgun sequence genomic window:
- the LOC139839509 gene encoding glutamate--glyoxylate aminotransferase 2-like, translating into MSRKALDYDQINENVKKAQYAVRGELYLRASELQKEGKKIIFTNVGNPHALGQKPLTFPRQVVALCQAPFLLDDPNVGLIFPADAIAKAKLYLSYTAGGLGAYSDSRGLPGIRKEVAEFIGRRDGYPSDPELIYLTDGASKGVMQILQTVIRGSGDGILVPVPQYPLYSAAISLFGGSLVPYYLEETANWGLDIDNLRQSVAEARSKGITVRAMVIINPGNPTGQCLSVENLQQILRFCYQENLVLLGDEVYQQNVYQDERPFVSSRKVLFDMGPPISKEVQLISFYTVSKGFLGECGQRGGYFEMTNIPAETVDEIYKVASISLSPGVSGQIFMGTMVSPPKPGDISYDQFLRESKGILESLRKRAHMMTDGFNSCKNVVCNFTEGAMYSFPQIKLPPKAIEAAKKAGKVPDVFYCLKLLEATGISTVPGSGFGQKEGVFHLRTTILPAEEDMPAIMESFKKFNDAFMGQYEDYRGYSRM; encoded by the exons ATGTCACGTAAAGCGTTGGACTATGATCAGATTAATGAAAATGTGAAGAAAGCCCAGTATGCTGTTAGGGGTGAACTGTATCTTCGTGCTTCAGAGCTTCAAAAAGAAGGCAAAAAG ATTATCTTCACAAATGTGGGTAATCCTCATGCTCTTGGACAAAAGCCTCTAACATTCCCTCGTCAG GTAGTTGCTCTTTGTCAAGCTCCATTTCTTCTCGATGATCCAAATGTTGGACTTATATTTCCAGCTGATGCAATTGCAAAAGCTAAACTGTACCTTTCGTACACTGCAGGGGGTCTAG GCGCGTATAGTGATTCCCGGGGTCTTCCTGGAATACGAAAAGAAGTTGCTGAGTTCATCGGCAGACGTGATGGGTATCCGAG TGATCCAGAACTCATATATCTCACTGATGGTGCGAGTAAAGGAGTAATGCAAATCTTGCAAACCGTTATCCGTGGTTCAGGTGATGGG ATTCTGGTTCCAGTCCCTCAGTATCCGTTATACTCAGCTGCCATATCTCTGTTTGGTGGTTCACTTGTACCGTACTACCTTGAAGAGACGGCTAACTGGGGTCTAGATATCGACAACCTTCGCCAGTCAGTTGCAGAAGCACGCTCTAAAGGAATAACT GTAAGGGCAATGGTGATTATAAACCCTGGAAACCCAACTGGACAATGCCTTAGTGTCGAAAACCTTCAACAAATTCTTAGATTCTGTTACCAAGAGAATTTGGTATTGCTCGGAGATGAAGTTTATCAGCAGAATGTTTACCAAGATGAACGCCCGTTCGTAAGCTCTCGAAAG GTGTTGTTTGACATGGGCCCACCAATTAGCAAGGAGGTCCAGCTTATTTCTTTTTACACCGTTTCGAAAGGATTCTTAGGTGAATGCGGACAACGTGGTGGTTACTTTGAGATGACAAATATCCCTGCCGAG ACAGTTGATGAAATATACAAAGTTGCATCCATTTCACTTAGTCCTGGTGTTTCCGGGCAGATTTTC ATGGGAACGATGGTCAGTCCACCGAAACCTGGTGATATCTCGTACGACCAGTTTCTAAGAGAGAG CAAGGGTATACTTGAGTCACTAAGGAAGAGAGCACACATGATGACTGATGGATTCAACAGTTGCAAAAATGTTGTTTGTAACTTCACAGAAG GTGCCATGTATTCGTTCCCTCAAATAAAATTACCTCCAAAAGCAATTGAAGCTGCAAAAAAAGCTGGAAAAGTTCCTGATGTTTTCTATTGCCTCAAGCTCTTAGAAGCCACTGGCATTTCAACTGTCCCTGGTTCTGGGTTCGGCCAAAAAGAAGG GGTGTTCCACTTGAGGACAACTATCTTGCCAGCAGAAGAGGACATGCCCGCAATCATGGAGAGTTTCAAGAAATTCAACGATGCGTTCATGGGGCAATATGAAGACTATAGAGGGTACTCGAGGATGTAA
- the LOC139844612 gene encoding F-box protein At1g70590 produces the protein MNNERTWPHRSETSHFSTLPFPTKNPNPKHNLNSPSIPVRRRQFRSSSSPSRRSNHGHRDFASLPNDILIKIAGNFSLPNLQTASLVCKSWRDGLRPLREAMLFLRWGKRFKHGRGGVKVNVEKALDSFLKGAARGSTLAMVDAGLVYMEIGKKEEGIALYKRAAELGDPAGQCNLGLTYLQAEPPNEKEAVKWLYKASVAGYVRGQYQLALCFHRGIGIGQSLSDAARWYLRAAEGGYVRAMYNLSLCYSLGSGISQNLRQARKWMKLAADHGHRKAQFEHGLALFAEGQMMKAVVYLELAECGGETAAVHVKNVILQQLPQLSRERALTLAENWRPLPSTR, from the exons ATGAACAACGAACGCACCTGGCCACACCGATCAGAAACCTCACACTTTTCAACCCTACCGTTTCCAACCAAAAACCCTAATCCTAAACACAACCTCAATTCTCCTTCAATTCCTGTTCGCCGTCGTCAATTCCGATCATCCTCGTCACCATCACGGCGTTCCAATCACGGCCACCGTGACTTCGCATCGTTGCCGAACGACATACTGATTAAAATCGCGGGGAATTTCAGCTTACCGAATTTACAAACGGCGTCGTTAGTGTGTAAATCATGGAGAGATGGATTACGGCCGTTACGTGAAGCGATGTTGTTTTTACGGTGGGGGAAACGGTTTAAGCATGGGCGTGGTGGTGTGAAGGTGAACGTTGAAAAGGCGTTGGATTCGTTTCTGAAAGGTGCGGCGCGTGGATCTACGCTCGCTATGGTGGATGCTGGATTGGTGTATATGGAGATTGGGAAGAAAGAAGAAGGTATTGCTTTGTATAAAAGAGCTGCTGAACTTGGTGATCCTGCTGGTCAATGTAATTTAGGCCTTACTTATCTTCAAG CTGAACCGCCAAATGAGAAGGAGGCTGTTAAATGGTTGTATAAAGCTTCTGTTGCTGGCTATGTTCGTGGGCAATATCAATTGGCTCTTTGTTTTCACCGGGGTATTGGTATAGGCCAGAGTCTGTCAGATGCG GCAAGATGGTATTTACGAGCTGCCGAGGGTGGGTATGTGCGTGCTATGTATAATTTATCATTGTGTTACTCTTTAGGAAGTGGGATATCGCAAAACCTTCGACAAGCAAGGAAATGGATGAAGCTTGCTGCTGATCATGGACATAGGAAAGCTCAGTTTGAGCATGGACTCGCTCTATTTGCG GAAGGGCAAATGATGAAAGCTGTAGTGTATTTGGAACTGGCGGAGTGTGGTGGTGAAACAGCAGCAGTTCATGTGAAGAATGTAATATTGCAACAGCTCCCACAACTTTCTCGAGAACGTGCCCTCACTCTTGCTGAAAATTGGCGTCCCCTTCCGTCAACCCGTTGA